In Saccharomyces eubayanus strain FM1318 chromosome II, whole genome shotgun sequence, the genomic stretch TGGTAGGCGTTCTATTCTGAAGATAGCGTAAAGAGGGCACCGCTGGTGGCCTTAAATAATGATTTCTTCTATTACCGTAAAACATACCGCGCCTTTTGCTCAATTGAGATATTGACGGTTCATCGTCGATCAACTGACGTTCAAGTAGCTTATAAAAACCATTGTCATCCAATGTCACGACTGATTTAGAGATGGGAATAAATGGTAAAGGTTCGTTTTTATTGGGCACCTCATCATTAATACCACTATATACAGGTAGATCCTGCACCaatgttttttcaaaggcaTTGAATTCATTCACAAAGATTGTGAGTTTGAACGGAGAAGCTAAAGCGTTTCTTGGTTCTTCTGTTCCTATCGATAACGATAATGCAGCAGCTTCATGTGGAGTAGCAACAGCCTCGTTAAACGAAGAAGGTTTTCTCAAAAGCAGTTCGGTGTCAATTGAGGGAACGACTCGGTCATTGTGGCCTACTTGAATCGGGCCACTATGCCGGAGATCAAGATCGTTGCTAGAtcttattttattatcatccttatcatcatcattatcatcatcggcagcagcagcatgATCATTAGAACCAGTATCGTTAGCATCCGTGGAAGTGTTAGCGCCATCGTTACCAGGTGTACTGATTTGCGCATCCTTTGTTGAAATTTCCGATAGCTTATTCGAAGATTCGACTATGCACCCATCACTCGATGGTGTAATTCCTTCGtcttttgttattattttacGCCCCACACAACATATTTCACCGTAATTCCAGTAATCATTTACTGCCTGAGCCATTGTGGCACACATGGccattttgtatttttggCCTTCTTTAAAATCAGCTTGCATCCATTTAGCTTCTTTCAGAAGAATGTTTTGATGAGAAATGTCTTGTTTCCAAGGATCAATAAACCTTTTCGGTTGCCTCAAAGACCATAATCCAAGTCTTCTTAATTCCTCTATCCTTGAACCCACGACCGTTATTCTGGCTTCGTTTAAGGCATTGTTTATTATATCAGTGGTTAAAGTCTTGTGAGCTCTTGGTATCAGATTTATAAGTGGCAACGTTTGAGACATGTATTTCAATTCTGCTAAAGGCAGAGCCTGGGGTATTTTTGATGGCATGTAATCGTTCATCAACAAGAAAACGGTCTCTGATGCGTCAATATTATCTTCGTTGAAATGATCAGATGTCTCTACCTTTTTTCCCATGATGGTTTTTATTAAGGGATCCTTAAATTTCTCCGTAGGTTCGATAGTAGTGGGATCCGCCGGAGGGTATTCTATGTTCTCATAGTAAGCGTAATGTGACAACGCACTGGGCACTGGTGGACGTGGTGATATAGGCAGTGAAGCCATCTCCGATCCATTAGAAGATTCTAAGGATTGAGAATGCGtcttttgccttttttcaGGCCGTTGTTCTTCACTACCTATAGGTGACTCAAACGGTCTTTTGTTCCATCTATCTCCAGTTTTATCAACAGGTGTTAAAGAATCCATTATATTTTCACGGATTGAGTTATTGCGGTTCGGCACATAATGGTTTTCGGGATTCGCTGCTATCTTTTCGGCACTGTCCTGCAGTTCGGTGCCTATTTTAGAGTCAGTTGGAGTCTGGTTAGATATATTGATCAGACTCGCTTCCttagattttttctttgtcttaGAAGTCACGGCTAACTGCAGGAACTTCGGCAGCAGTGCGTCGTCAAATCTTGTACCCCTTCGTatgtcatttttcttcaagaagcCATCTATTTCCTTCCGGAGCCTACTTTCGTCTGTTAATTCTAGCAACTGATTCAAGCGAGACACACAGTAAAGTTCAGTTAGCTTCCTGTCTCTTTCCTCGATTAAATCATCTGTTTTATCCAGTTTGCTCCTATCACTCGTATTGTTGTCACTAGCAGGCACAGAACTGGATACTGCTGACCCTGAGCGTGAGGACATAATTGTAATAAAGATGTGTGTTTTTAATCTTGATCTCTGTCGACGATCTTTATCCTCTTAGTTCGGCGGCTAGCACCTACGGGTAATACTTCGCCTTTCACGATTACGCGGCGGCAGCAAATGGGCAAAAAATCCTTATCCCTTCTAACGGTTGGAGGGGGTGAGAAGAGAAATTTCTTGACTTGCGGTGCAAATACCTGTATGAGTCGGCCCAAATTTATCAATGCTTCGGTGCcggttttgttttgtaagGTCCAGAGTAAAATATCTTTCTTAAAATTATGATTTTATTACACCCTGCACATTATATGCTATGTATTTTTATCTATAACACACGAATTTGAGAAGACGATCgcccaaaaaaattttcagcGGTGGcgaatttgttttttcccGTAGTGGACTACAGGCCAGCCGTGCACAATGACTTCTCTGTTGTGATGGCTGCTTATTACGCTTGCTTGCTCGTTAGTATACAAAAGATAAACTAAACTACCTTAGGTGAGGCAGAGTTagtaaatttttcttcttttatattaCCAGGTGGAAATTTCCGTTTCCAATTCGTTGATACTTTTGACAAGACCTTCGTGATCAAGAATCATGTATGAGCTAATAACACCTTTTCTGGCTTCTGATTCGAAGTGAATCTTGGCATGCTTCTCAAAAAACCTATCTTCCTCATGGAAGTAGTCCACTTCGTCAGCctttactctttttttggacCTCTCGTACgtatttttgttcttcttacTAGACTCGGCATCATCATCTGTGTCGAAATTTACTTCATACTTCCTGGTGACGATGACATAGAAATCATAATGTTTATCATCTCCAAGTGCTGCCGTGACGTCCTCCAATGTAATCTTGTATAAAGGTGGAACGACTTCCGGTGGCATGTTAATTAGTCTTTCGCTGATGACCAAAGCACAGTTTTTGTTGCCGCTATCCGAAatagtttgaaaaaacgTAGACAGTCTCATGTCCACTTTCTGTAAGTATTTTGCATAGTCACTATTGCGGTTAGCTTTGAAGTcaatgaaagaaagaaaacaataagGATCAGATTCTTTGCCATCTGTTTTGATTGTGGTAGTTGGAGAGCCTAGCATCAAATCTGCCAGACTGCTCAGTTGAATTCTGGTACTTTCTTGAGGTCCAAAGAGTTGACGTGACAAATTCTTTAAAGCGTGGAAATCAACATCTGGGTTACCACTGAAGAAGTCGAAATCAATATTCACGATCTCTTCTTCCCCATTTGgctcttcttcgttttctgAATCGGTACTACTTATATCGATTTCAGATTCCTCGCtgccattttcttcttcttctgtatttcttcttttcctatTCTTTAAATCATTCAGTTTAATAGCTTCTACCATATTGCAAGCTTGCTTCAGATCCTATGAAACTTATTGATTTTCGTAAACAATCTATGTCTATATTGTACTTTACTAGCAGTTTTTCATTCCTGatctaaatttttttcgagCTTAACCTCATCGCCATCAATACAAAAACTAAAGAGTCCGTGGAAAATGACCACTCTATTGTACGATCGAACTGTTCTACACTAAAAGTCAGCACTCACCACTGCAGTACAACAGCCAAGTCATTCGAATAATCGTACTATTTAAAAGGGCTCCGATCACTGCGCTCGGGATTTTTAGGTGAAGCatctgtcttttttttcaaaaatctttacAATTGTATTCTTACATTAGTTTAATGCGAATAGAAATTATTCATTACATATCCATCATTCAAATCCATTATTTCCCTAAATGTTCAAGTGTCAAAAAACCAGCACTATTAGCAAAAGCGTAAAATTTACCCCCCATACTTGTTTCGCTCCATTTAGTGCACGTTATATTAATCCCATGTGGATCTATTTTAGCTTTGCTCACGTCATTAACTGTCAATGGATAAACCTCATAAGCACTATCCAGTCTGTACTTGTCATCCTTCATGCTGTAATCCCATTTCCAAAGTCTCAATGACTTTTGAGTGGACGAACTGTTTTTAATACCATGCAAAAGGCGCCTAGCTGCATTCGTTATAACTAGACCCCCATCAGCGGATCCAGCAAGAACCATTGGATGTAATCTTGAAACTCCGATGGCCGTTATAGTTGTTTCCCGTGATACTAAAGGATGAACAGCAAAGGCAGCTCTCGGTGGGACAGCCCTTAACGAACTAGCACCATCCGAATAGATGTACGAGTATATTTGAGGACAATAAACAACTGGAACCAAATTACTTCCCCTAAATCTAGAGATCGTCGTCTTTGTTGTAGCTATGTCTTTTGGATTGAAAACATAAAAGAAACCATCTACAGAAACTGTACTGATAACGGTATCCtcaaaatcagaaaaaGCTACCGAGATGGATAATACATAGGAATCATGGAGTTGTTCGTAAAACGATGGCAACTCTGGATCGCTCAAGTCGAACTCTGCCACAAATCCATTCTTGAAGCCACAAACCACCGTGGTTGAAGATAAGAAGTCAAAAGTAGTTATCAAACTGTCCGCCAAAGACAAAACCAAAGACGGCTTCTCACATATCTTAAAGACATGAATATCACTAACGCTTTTAATGATctccaaaaaattaacCGACCCTTCTTGGCTAACAAATGATAAACAGCCAACCAAATGAGATGCGTAACATCCCTCATGCCATTTTAGGTTCCACACTTCACCAAATGAGTGTACAATAGTTTGATCCTTTACGAACTGTAAAGTAAAGGtattcaatttgaaaatctgTATACAGGAGGAGTGCTTCTCTCTATCAAACATTTCCAAATGTTCATTTAAAGGTTCATCCATGTATTGTGAGATTGCAACGGCTAGATACTGAtaattttcatttgtaTCAAGACCTTTGTCTACATTGAGCCACGCAATATCTGTTACTAAACCTCCTACATTGTAAACGAATCCAGTTCTTTTGCCATTAGGAAGTATCGGAAACTCCATCCTGTCATCAGTAGACATCGTTGCATCGACTTCGCCAACAAGTAATttcaatctttcttttctcaatttcACCATATTCTCAAACTCTATCTTAGTAATCTCGTGGTATATAGTCTTGTTTTTATCTCCTATAACTTTGTCATAtacattttcctttgtatAAGGAGGTTGTGGACATACAAAATATGGGGAATCGGGCTGAATATTCTCCAGtggaaaatcaaaaatgctTGTCTCAAAGCCTTCCTTAACTTTTGCCAACTGcaataatttttctctgtTGAGTCCataaattctttcaatCTTATCCCTCGCGCTGGAAAGATCCTTTAAAAGTCTGATAGGGCGACCTTTCTGTTCCAAACTTGATCCATGAGAGCGTTTATTTTTCGGTACTTTATCAGCTGAGCTCTTCTTTgcatttgttttcttcgaaGCCTTTCTCTTACCATTTGATTGATCAGAATTGCCACTTTTATTGCTATTTAAATCTGACACTCCTTCTTTGGAAGCCTCCAGCTCCTTATCGTCTTCCAAGTCAACATCATAATCGTCCTCGCTATTGTTTTCCTCGTTCACGGTGAAATCACTATCGCCGCCGTCGTCCTGGTTACTGAGACGCTGAGTATTTATCGTATCATCCACATCAACCGTCATCAACTGCGCCAGGTTCGCGATTGCCTTCTTCGAGGCGTTTCTTTTAGGTCTTTTACTTCTCGGATCATCAGATGCGCCTCCACTGGAACCATCCAACGCAACTTGAGGTACCACGGCCTTCCTAGGTCTTCCTCTCTTCTTTACAGGTACTGACGCCATCGCTTACAAAGTATTTTCGTGTTCTATATCGTACCAGAATTagtgtaaaaaaaagctgCGAACAATCGAAAACAACATTAACTGATAGAGTGTTCCTAAAATGTAGAAACTTAGCTTTATAGCACAACgctcaattttttgtatcTCTTGTTAGTCGTTCGTAATAATTATTAAGATGTTgtttatcttcttttgcaGCGTAGGGTTTTCGAACCACAGCCTTCCGGGTGACACCATACCCTTCCGTATTTCCCTACAGTAGACAGCAAATTTTGACTGAACCTAATAGCAATAGTAATGTCAAGCATTGAAGAATTAGCATGCCTGCCTACTCTGCGATAATATATATCGCTGGGCGCAGTGACGATCATACTTGAGAATAGAGGGTGCTTCAATAATTTCTGTAAGAAGTCGCGAGAACACCCTGCGGTATCAAACAACGAGAAGCAAAAAGGAGAACCCTTTACTTTATACCCGTAGGCGAATGACTGCTAACTCTAAAGACAGTAGCGTCGCTTTGAGCAATATTGATGCCATTAACACAAGTATTTCCGATGATGATAGCGACGACTTCTTTATGGATAattcttttgatgaaaatgattaCAATCAGAGTGACGATAGTAATGAACGAAATGTCATAATTGATTCTAAAGTTACAGATTCCCAGCCCCTTCATTTATCTCTGTCAGCAtctgaagaggaagataAAAATGTAAACCAGCAAAGTCTTTCCGATAGCGAGTCATCTAGTGAAAGTGCGAGTTCAGCAAACATTATAAAACTCAAATCAGACAAGCCATCAGGTAGGACAAGAGGAAGATCTATGATAAAAGAATCTGTGGTTGAAATAGAATCATCTGGATCAAGgcaaaacaataacaaataCCATCATAGATCAAGATCAAGGTCTAAATCGAGTATAAGATCTTTATCGCCtgaacaaaaatataaacGACAGAAAAACTCACTATTAAATGCTTATGACGAAAATGATGATTTCTTTAAAGAGCTTGCTAAGGAGGCTAAGAAAACTACTAGCATGTCAAAAGATTCAACACCCGATCAGCCCAAACGAGTTTATAAcataaagtttttttctaaGCTAGAAGGAACTATAAATAAGGCCGTTCAGGTAAAAGTTTTGGGAAAGTAcgaattttcaaaaatactaCCTGCTGCATTGGACGGGCTGATGAAATCTTATAAAATTCCTAAAGTCATGAAGGATATTTACAAAGTAGAGAATGTGACTCTTTATTGGAACAATGCAAAGTTATTAAATTTTATGACTTGTAACTCTTTGCATATTCCgcaagattttgaaaatgaaatatctGACATCGATATTACTGTCGTCTCGAAAGAGtatgaaaagaattttgagGCAACTTTAGAatcaaaattgaaagaggaagaaacaGCAATGTTTGCAAAAGAACGccaagaaatggaaatgaagttagaaaaaaagagaaacgAGCGGGAAGAATCTGAATTCcgtgaatttgaatttgaattaaGAAAYgtcaaagaaacagaagaatTGAAAGCAACAGAGACAATTATGAATGAACCTTCTTTACGAGAAGGCAActtgataaaagaaaacaaaaatggcgATAATGAAAAGGTTATGAAAATTGCCCTTATGGGGcaagataataaaaagattTATGTGAATGTTAGAAACTCTAcgccatttttcaaagtagCTGAATATTatagaattcaaaaacaactaCCTCAAAAGGCGAAAATCAAACTACTGTTTGATCATGACGAACTAAATTTGAATGAATGTATAGCGGATCAGGATATGgaggatgaagatatgGTCGACGTCATTGTCGAGTAGACAGGCTTTACTAAAAGGCTAGATACTACCACTATATCTAATATTATATGTTTATTGGGGTGCTAGAAACGCACATCCGAGTTTATGCAGGGATGTTCTTATATGAATGACAAACTTGTCTTGTGGACGAAATTTCATTAAGCCATTACGATTCTTGCCTTAAGGGCGAAGTTTCTGGTCTTACCATTTGTTTCTAGAACACGTTACAAAGTAAAGTAATCTTTTGCATTAAATGTTCGAAGAAATATTAATTTCTCCATCTTGATGCTAAGATTGTGACACCTTGATGTGTTCTATCATGTGGGCGTATTACAGGAGTGTGCTGAAATATCACCTACTTGCACCTGTTGTCATATCATACATAAAAACGTAAAATCTCTTCATGACTAAACCATGATAATGATTTTGAGAAGTAATTATTCTATCACTGCTGGAACACGAGCTAATTATCTCAGATGGTAATGCCTCAGCATGGTAATGCCTCAGCATGGTAATGCCTCAGCATGGTAACgattcctttttgttggaatagGTGACTACGGATGTACACTTAATCGTATAAATTAGAGTAAGTAAactcaaaaataatttatatatctatTCTTATTCGATATGAGAAAAGAATGTAAACGAATAAACAATCTGGTGattgttgaagatgaaagatGTATTAATTGATATTTAAGGAGACGACTTATACCAGATACATCATCATACGACTCTGGACTATGCCTGAACCATTGGTTtcatataaccaatcaaCGTATGTATTATCTATAACtttcttatataataataaaaaagaaatgcttattcttaattattgCAACTTACTAAATTAACTAAATATCAACACTAGTTATCAACACTTTTATAAGTAGTTTACCATAGCCAACTTGTATAACAACTGGTTGGTAAAGCCCTaatttgttggaacaagatttaactattgtccatctattactaatatatacggtgttaaaagatgacataaactacaagaccagtaagttaagattcaaagtgtcgtcaaaattaatggaagctgaagcgcaaggattgatattgtaataggatcaatgaatgacaacatataaaaagaggaacagaatcatttataatattatgcaaaattattaaTTCCTCtctgtggattcctaaatccatgaggagaatctcgagtataatctatatacataa encodes the following:
- the EAF1 gene encoding Eaf1p, with the protein product MSSRSGSAVSSSVPASDNNTSDRSKLDKTDDLIEERDRKLTELYCVSRLNQLLELTDESRLRKEIDGFLKKNDIRRGTRFDDALLPKFLQLAVTSKTKKKSKEASLINISNQTPTDSKIGTELQDSAEKIAANPENHYVPNRNNSIRENIMDSLTPVDKTGDRWNKRPFESPIGSEEQRPEKRQKTHSQSLESSNGSEMASLPISPRPPVPSALSHYAYYENIEYPPADPTTIEPTEKFKDPLIKTIMGKKVETSDHFNEDNIDASETVFLLMNDYMPSKIPQALPLAELKYMSQTLPLINLIPRAHKTLTTDIINNALNEARITVVGSRIEELRRLGLWSLRQPKRFIDPWKQDISHQNILLKEAKWMQADFKEGQKYKMAMCATMAQAVNDYWNYGEICCVGRKIITKDEGITPSSDGCIVESSNKLSEISTKDAQISTPGNDGANTSTDANDTGSNDHAAAADDDNDDDKDDNKIRSSNDLDLRHSGPIQVGHNDRVVPSIDTELLLRKPSSFNEAVATPHEAAALSLSIGTEEPRNALASPFKLTIFVNEFNAFEKTLVQDLPVYSGINDEVPNKNEPLPFIPISKSVVTLDDNGFYKLLERQLIDDEPSISQLSKRRGMFYGNRRNHYLRPPAVPSLRYLQNRTPTIWLSEDDQELVKNINTYGYNWELISAHMTHHLTCSYLSNIERRTPWQCFERFVQLNERFNFSDLKGPRAHGAQQWLIEAHKFQQRQNRRISPLGVNMESIQRGHRRLRWASMFEAIRKCMKKRENTPRPNPTQPRKPLDCKNMKVPTPAEMSLLKAQRDEALRRDIQLRRTVKNRLQQRQQQQSLQARNSSRAQSPVPSNGNASANLPRSGQASTPRQNQKQYTEQDIIESYSRKLLEQKPELTPDTALKAAKNYYRTLKEQQQQLKQQQIQQQRMQSQEESNQVQPQPQSQSQTVPQTQNASPSQATPSGLLNINSATKIKSPTPQEILQRFQK
- the BCP1 gene encoding protein-transporting protein BCP1, producing MVEAIKLNDLKNRKRRNTEEEENGSEESEIDISSTDSENEEEPNGEEEIVNIDFDFFSGNPDVDFHALKNLSRQLFGPQESTRIQLSSLADLMLGSPTTTIKTDGKESDPYCFLSFIDFKANRNSDYAKYLQKVDMRLSTFFQTISDSGNKNCALVISERLINMPPEVVPPLYKITLEDVTAALGDDKHYDFYVIVTRKYEVNFDTDDDAESSKKNKNTYERSKKRVKADEVDYFHEEDRFFEKHAKIHFESEARKGVISSYMILDHEGLVKSINELETEISTW
- the TFC6 gene encoding transcription factor TFIIIC subunit TFC6, which encodes MASVPVKKRGRPRKAVVPQVALDGSSGGASDDPRSKRPKRNASKKAIANLAQLMTVDVDDTINTQRLSNQDDGGDSDFTVNEENNSEDDYDVDLEDDKELEASKEGVSDLNSNKSGNSDQSNGKRKASKKTNAKKSSADKVPKNKRSHGSSLEQKGRPIRLLKDLSSARDKIERIYGLNREKLLQLAKVKEGFETSIFDFPLENIQPDSPYFVCPQPPYTKENVYDKVIGDKNKTIYHEITKIEFENMVKLRKERLKLLVGEVDATMSTDDRMEFPILPNGKRTGFVYNVGGLVTDIAWLNVDKGLDTNENYQYLAVAISQYMDEPLNEHLEMFDREKHSSCIQIFKLNTFTLQFVKDQTIVHSFGEVWNLKWHEGCYASHLVGCLSFVSQEGSVNFLEIIKSVSDIHVFKICEKPSLVLSLADSLITTFDFLSSTTVVCGFKNGFVAEFDLSDPELPSFYEQLHDSYVLSISVAFSDFEDTVISTVSVDGFFYVFNPKDIATTKTTISRFRGSNLVPVVYCPQIYSYIYSDGASSLRAVPPRAAFAVHPLVSRETTITAIGVSRLHPMVLAGSADGGLVITNAARRLLHGIKNSSSTQKSLRLWKWDYSMKDDKYRLDSAYEVYPLTVNDVSKAKIDPHGINITCTKWSETSMGGKFYAFANSAGFLTLEHLGK
- the ESC2 gene encoding Esc2p, which gives rise to MTANSKDSSVALSNIDAINTSISDDDSDDFFMDNSFDENDYNQSDDSNERNVIIDSKVTDSQPLHLSLSASEEEDKNVNQQSLSDSESSSESASSANIIKLKSDKPSGRTRGRSMIKESVVEIESSGSRQNNNKYHHRSRSRSKSSIRSLSPEQKYKRQKNSLLNAYDENDDFFKELAKEAKKTTSMSKDSTPDQPKRVYNIKFFSKLEGTINKAVQVKVLGKYEFSKILPAALDGLMKSYKIPKVMKDIYKVENVTLYWNNAKLLNFMTCNSLHIPQDFENEISDIDITVVSKEYEKNFEATLESKLKEEETAMFAKERQEMEMKLEKKRNEREESEFREFEFELRNVKETEELKATETIMNEPSLREGNLIKENKNGDNEKVMKIALMGQDNKKIYVNVRNSTPFFKVAEYYRIQKQLPQKAKIKLLFDHDELNLNECIADQDMEDEDMVDVIVE